In the genome of Chryseobacterium arthrosphaerae, one region contains:
- a CDS encoding EamA family transporter — MSNSKNRWLVPLAFTNIYVIWGITFLAISFGLKGFPPFILSGLRFLVAGILMIGYLLSKGEKANALINWKKNAITGILILTGGTGLVAWGEQYVTASEAAISIATGPFWFIAIDRKNWKYYFSDKFIPIGLVIGFVGLILFLKGSVGTHAAHAAVDGNLRITAFVVLGLSSVAWVLGSLYSKKNPASQSTFMNIAQQLIVAGSASFLIAFFRKEWVGFSVSSVPLSAWLGVLFLIFFGSIVAYLSYIWLLSVKPAALVSTHTYINPIVTVIAGWIVANQSINGGQLYGLVIILLGVLLTNVTKYFRLSKRSKVRLRRVRRFFNRTGKRYQPI, encoded by the coding sequence ATGAGCAATTCTAAAAACAGATGGTTGGTTCCGTTGGCGTTTACCAACATTTATGTGATATGGGGAATTACGTTTTTAGCTATTTCATTTGGCTTGAAAGGGTTTCCGCCATTCATACTTTCGGGGTTAAGATTCCTGGTGGCAGGAATTCTGATGATAGGGTATCTTCTTTCAAAAGGAGAAAAAGCAAACGCTCTGATCAACTGGAAAAAAAATGCGATCACCGGAATTCTGATCCTTACCGGAGGAACGGGGCTTGTGGCATGGGGAGAACAGTATGTGACAGCTTCTGAAGCAGCTATTTCGATTGCTACCGGACCGTTCTGGTTTATTGCTATCGACAGAAAAAACTGGAAATATTATTTTTCAGATAAATTTATTCCGATCGGGCTGGTCATTGGATTTGTAGGCCTTATTTTATTTTTAAAAGGAAGCGTAGGGACACATGCAGCTCATGCAGCCGTTGACGGAAATCTCCGGATCACTGCATTTGTGGTTTTGGGATTAAGCTCTGTGGCATGGGTGCTTGGCTCCCTGTATTCTAAAAAAAATCCGGCTTCCCAATCTACTTTCATGAATATTGCCCAACAGCTTATTGTAGCAGGATCAGCCTCTTTCCTGATCGCTTTTTTCAGAAAAGAATGGGTGGGTTTCTCAGTTTCATCAGTTCCTTTATCTGCATGGTTGGGCGTTCTGTTTTTAATATTCTTTGGATCGATAGTCGCTTATTTGTCGTACATTTGGCTCTTGTCTGTGAAACCAGCCGCCCTGGTGAGCACCCATACCTACATCAACCCTATTGTAACGGTTATTGCAGGCTGGATTGTTGCCAATCAGAGCATCAACGGAGGTCAGCTTTACGGTTTAGTGATCATATTGCTGGGAGTACTTCTGACGAATGTCACCAAGTATTTCAGACTTTCAAAAAGGTCAAAGGTCAGATTAAGAAGAGTAAGAAGATTTTTTAACAGAACAGGCAAGCGATATCAGCCTATTTAA
- the metI gene encoding methionine ABC transporter permease MetI gives MLSDTVIALLAKGTWETIYMTFLSGFFGFVLGLPVGIMLFLTRKGQLLENALYHRIISIVVNIFRAIPFIILIVWMIPFTRVLAGTSIGVNAALVPLSVGAAPFIARLVENSLIEVPHGLIETARALGASPLQIIRKVLLPEALPSLVNNATITLITLVGYSAMGGAVGAGGLGQVGYQYGYIGYDIVIMNTVLVLLVLLVFIIQFAGDRISKSFDHR, from the coding sequence ATGCTTAGCGATACGGTAATTGCCCTTTTGGCAAAAGGAACCTGGGAAACCATTTATATGACATTTCTTTCCGGATTTTTTGGATTTGTCTTAGGACTTCCGGTTGGGATTATGCTGTTTTTAACAAGAAAAGGACAACTGCTTGAAAATGCCCTTTATCACAGGATTATATCTATTGTGGTGAATATTTTCCGAGCCATTCCTTTCATTATCCTGATCGTCTGGATGATTCCTTTTACCAGAGTGCTGGCAGGAACTTCCATTGGAGTGAATGCTGCATTGGTTCCGTTAAGTGTGGGCGCAGCGCCATTCATTGCAAGGCTGGTAGAGAACAGCCTTATTGAGGTTCCTCATGGACTGATCGAAACTGCAAGGGCACTGGGCGCCTCTCCGCTTCAAATCATCAGAAAAGTACTGCTTCCTGAAGCACTTCCTTCGCTGGTGAACAATGCCACTATTACTTTGATCACTTTGGTAGGATACTCTGCGATGGGCGGTGCTGTAGGTGCCGGAGGATTGGGCCAGGTAGGATATCAATACGGATACATCGGTTATGATATTGTGATTATGAATACAGTTTTGGTCTTACTTGTTCTTCTGGTATTTATCATTCAGTTTGCAGGAGACAGGATATCGAAAAGTTTTGATCACAGGTAG
- a CDS encoding type IA DNA topoisomerase, with translation MKLCIAEKPSVARDIAKVLGATTPKQGYMEGNGYCVTWTFGHLCTLKEPHDYGPQYKSWNLFLLPIIPSSFGIKLIPNKGVETQFKVIEKLVEECDEVINCGDAGQEGELIQRWVLQKAKCNKPIQRLWISSLTEEAIKEGFASLKPAEDYKNLYLAGNARAIGDWLLGINATRLFTKKFGGNKAVLSIGRVQTPTLAMLVQRQKEIDAFTTEEYWELKTKYRDVIFNAAIDRLKTLERAEKGLEYLKVNPFEIVSFEIKEGKEKNPRLFDLTGLQVEANKKYGYSAENTLNYVQSLYEKKHVTYPRVDTTYLSDSLYPKIEGILKKMYPYQDLIAPLLEAPIPKSKAVFDDTKVTDHHAIIPTEIPPSQNLSREEKLIYDLIAKRFIAVFYPECKISNTLVEGKVGTIPFKTSGRQVLEPGWRAVYSKEPKEETADKEKEKEEEQTIPEFVVGETGPHDPMIHQGKTTPPKPYTEATLLRAMETAGKQVEDEELRELLKNNGIGRPSTRANIIETLFKRKYIEKKRKNLIATQTGIQLIDTIEDELLKSPELTGEWESKLRKIEKGEYEANLFKEELIQMVTELTKKVVDGKGKVITLQEEEKEVVKEKKKREPAQKKELQSWEETKCPKCKEHNLIKGKTAVGCSDFKNCGFKITFEIFGKKLSDKQLMDLVVKGKTSKLKGFSTHPESITEGVLSLTDDFQVSLA, from the coding sequence ATGAAATTATGTATTGCCGAAAAACCGAGTGTTGCCAGAGATATCGCCAAAGTGTTAGGTGCTACCACGCCTAAACAGGGCTATATGGAAGGAAACGGCTATTGCGTGACATGGACGTTCGGGCACCTTTGCACATTGAAGGAACCTCACGACTATGGTCCACAGTACAAATCCTGGAACCTGTTTTTGCTACCGATTATTCCCAGCAGTTTTGGAATAAAACTGATCCCGAATAAAGGTGTTGAAACCCAGTTTAAAGTGATTGAAAAATTAGTGGAAGAATGTGATGAGGTCATTAACTGCGGGGATGCCGGGCAGGAGGGAGAATTGATCCAGCGTTGGGTATTGCAGAAAGCAAAATGCAATAAACCTATTCAGCGTTTATGGATCTCTTCATTGACGGAAGAAGCCATCAAAGAAGGGTTTGCAAGTCTGAAACCGGCAGAAGATTACAAAAATCTTTATCTGGCAGGAAATGCAAGAGCAATCGGAGACTGGTTACTGGGAATCAATGCAACCAGACTTTTTACCAAAAAATTCGGAGGAAATAAAGCTGTTCTGTCTATAGGAAGGGTACAGACCCCAACATTGGCAATGCTGGTTCAGCGTCAGAAAGAAATTGATGCTTTTACCACAGAAGAATACTGGGAACTGAAAACCAAATACCGGGACGTTATTTTCAATGCAGCAATCGACCGCTTAAAGACCCTGGAACGTGCAGAAAAAGGGCTGGAATATCTTAAGGTGAATCCATTTGAGATCGTTTCTTTCGAAATTAAAGAAGGAAAAGAAAAAAATCCACGACTTTTTGATCTTACCGGACTTCAGGTGGAAGCCAATAAAAAATACGGCTATTCAGCAGAAAATACGCTGAACTATGTACAGAGTCTTTACGAAAAGAAACATGTAACCTATCCGCGTGTTGACACAACTTATCTATCCGACAGTTTATATCCGAAAATAGAGGGTATTCTTAAAAAAATGTATCCTTATCAGGATCTGATCGCCCCATTGCTGGAAGCACCGATTCCAAAATCGAAAGCGGTTTTTGATGATACCAAAGTGACCGATCACCATGCGATCATTCCCACGGAAATTCCGCCTTCTCAAAACCTGAGCAGGGAAGAAAAACTGATCTATGACCTGATTGCCAAACGCTTTATTGCGGTATTCTATCCGGAATGTAAAATTTCCAATACTTTGGTGGAAGGAAAGGTAGGGACGATTCCTTTTAAAACCAGCGGAAGACAGGTTCTTGAGCCGGGATGGAGAGCCGTCTATTCAAAAGAACCGAAAGAAGAAACCGCTGATAAGGAAAAAGAAAAAGAGGAAGAACAGACCATTCCTGAGTTTGTTGTAGGTGAAACAGGACCACATGATCCGATGATTCACCAGGGTAAAACAACTCCTCCCAAGCCTTATACCGAAGCAACCTTACTTAGAGCGATGGAAACTGCCGGAAAACAGGTAGAGGATGAAGAATTAAGGGAATTGCTGAAGAATAACGGGATCGGAAGACCGTCTACCCGTGCAAATATTATCGAAACCCTTTTCAAGAGAAAATATATTGAGAAGAAAAGAAAAAACCTCATCGCTACCCAAACCGGAATTCAGCTGATCGATACCATCGAAGACGAGCTTCTGAAAAGTCCGGAACTTACCGGTGAATGGGAATCAAAACTCCGTAAGATTGAAAAAGGGGAGTATGAAGCCAACCTTTTCAAAGAAGAACTGATCCAGATGGTGACTGAACTTACCAAAAAGGTCGTTGACGGAAAAGGGAAAGTCATCACACTTCAGGAGGAAGAAAAAGAAGTGGTGAAAGAAAAGAAAAAAAGAGAACCCGCCCAGAAGAAAGAACTTCAGTCCTGGGAAGAAACAAAGTGCCCGAAATGTAAGGAGCACAACCTGATCAAAGGAAAAACAGCAGTGGGCTGTTCCGATTTCAAAAATTGCGGCTTTAAAATTACCTTTGAGATCTTCGGAAAGAAACTTTCTGATAAACAGCTGATGGATCTTGTTGTAAAAGGAAAAACTTCAAAACTGAAAGGATTCAGCACCCATCCGGAAAGCATCACTGAAGGGGTTTTGTCCCTGACTGACGATTTCCAGGTGTCACTTGCCTAA
- the metQ gene encoding methionine ABC transporter substrate-binding lipoprotein MetQ, with protein MKKIKILSLITAGLLLFNACSGRKDDPNFIRVGITYGPEQEIAEVAKKVAKDRYNLEVELIPFNDYVVPNEALTNGDIDANAFQHIPYLTEQSKQRGYNLAPVGNTFVYPIVAYSKKINNISQLQEGNTIVIPNDPTNGGRSLLLLQKNGLIKLKAGVGLLPKVTDITENPKQLKIMEIEGAQIPRVLDDRDVVVGIINNNFAAQAGLNSEKQGVLKEDKDSPYVNVVVARQDNKNSQKVKNFVKAYQSPEVEKKAKEIFKGGAVKGWE; from the coding sequence ATGAAAAAAATAAAGATTTTAAGTTTAATAACGGCGGGATTACTGCTGTTCAATGCCTGTTCAGGAAGAAAAGATGATCCGAATTTTATCCGGGTGGGAATTACTTACGGTCCGGAGCAGGAAATTGCCGAAGTAGCGAAAAAAGTAGCAAAAGACCGATATAATCTGGAAGTGGAGCTCATTCCGTTCAATGATTATGTCGTTCCGAATGAAGCCTTAACGAATGGGGATATTGATGCGAATGCCTTTCAGCATATTCCGTATTTAACGGAGCAATCCAAACAGAGAGGCTATAATCTTGCCCCTGTGGGAAATACGTTCGTCTACCCTATCGTTGCCTATTCAAAAAAGATTAACAATATCAGCCAGCTGCAGGAAGGGAATACAATTGTCATTCCGAATGATCCTACCAACGGAGGACGTTCATTACTGCTTTTACAGAAAAACGGACTGATAAAGCTTAAAGCGGGAGTCGGATTGCTTCCTAAAGTAACGGATATTACAGAAAATCCAAAGCAGCTAAAAATCATGGAGATTGAAGGAGCACAGATACCGAGGGTACTGGATGACAGGGATGTTGTAGTAGGGATCATCAATAACAATTTTGCTGCCCAGGCCGGTTTAAATTCTGAAAAGCAGGGAGTGCTGAAAGAAGATAAAGATTCTCCTTATGTGAATGTGGTAGTGGCAAGACAGGATAACAAGAACAGCCAGAAAGTTAAAAACTTTGTAAAAGCCTATCAGTCACCGGAAGTAGAGAAGAAAGCGAAAGAAATCTTCAAAGGAGGTGCTGTGAAAGGATGGGAGTGA
- a CDS encoding methionine ABC transporter ATP-binding protein: MIEIRNISKTFHQKNQSFKALDKVSLNIEKGDIVGIIGFSGAGKSTLIRTVNLLERPDEGQIIINGKDFTKLNSRQLAEERKKIGMIFQHFNLLSSRTVFDNVALPLELDHTGKEQINRKVNELLKIVGLEEKANDYPRSLSGGQKQRVAIARALANDPHLLLCDEATSALDPATTQSILQLLRDINQRLGITILLITHEMEVIKTVCNHVAVIDKGKLLTKGTLSEIISDKEHPVIRQFINSDIMTLPQELNNRLQKEPKEGLFPLVEIELNENISVEQILSTLYNQYKIPYKLLKADVEYFGNSNFGKLLLQLQGEAEENQQAIYYLNQNKIQNTVKGYA; this comes from the coding sequence ATGATAGAAATCAGAAACATATCAAAAACGTTTCACCAGAAAAATCAATCCTTTAAGGCATTGGATAAGGTGAGTCTCAATATAGAAAAAGGAGATATTGTAGGGATCATAGGATTCTCCGGTGCAGGAAAAAGTACCCTGATCCGTACGGTCAATTTACTGGAAAGACCGGATGAGGGACAGATCATCATCAATGGTAAAGATTTTACGAAATTAAACTCCAGACAACTGGCTGAAGAACGTAAAAAAATAGGAATGATCTTCCAGCATTTCAATCTTCTTTCTTCGAGAACTGTTTTTGATAATGTAGCTCTTCCTCTGGAACTGGACCATACCGGCAAGGAGCAGATCAACAGAAAGGTCAATGAACTTCTGAAAATCGTAGGACTGGAAGAAAAAGCCAACGACTATCCCAGAAGTCTTTCGGGAGGACAGAAACAAAGGGTTGCCATTGCAAGAGCCCTGGCCAATGATCCTCACCTTCTGCTATGTGATGAAGCTACCAGTGCCCTTGATCCGGCTACAACGCAATCCATTTTACAACTTTTAAGGGATATCAATCAAAGACTGGGAATTACCATTCTTCTGATCACCCACGAAATGGAAGTCATCAAAACAGTCTGCAACCACGTAGCTGTTATCGACAAAGGAAAATTATTAACAAAAGGAACTTTAAGCGAAATTATTTCGGATAAAGAACACCCGGTGATCCGGCAATTTATAAATTCAGACATCATGACCCTGCCACAGGAACTCAATAACAGACTGCAGAAAGAACCGAAGGAAGGTTTATTTCCGCTGGTCGAAATAGAACTCAATGAAAACATCAGCGTTGAACAGATTCTGTCAACCTTATACAATCAATATAAAATCCCTTACAAACTTTTAAAGGCGGATGTAGAATATTTCGGGAATTCCAATTTCGGAAAACTGCTGTTGCAGCTTCAGGGAGAAGCGGAAGAAAACCAACAGGCGATCTATTATTTAAACCAGAACAAAATTCAAAATACAGTAAAAGGATATGCTTAG
- a CDS encoding helix-turn-helix domain-containing protein yields the protein MAHKMLHWWMNKNKNGNTGTSMMKSLFFIFSILISCSYYSQTSEAKNAEELITKQYNSFNLKGTDPDISEVKKLIKQSEQLNFTEGTLRGLIMLQRLAIRKGDYKLADNYTEQAEKIANARGYGYKLTAVYFNKANAYLKLKMYKEAKAMVDKAIAISQTNPDKIDRQLWASQKYSFLAGVSAEFNKHDSIVYYTRKSLATVEAIPTGNMTEHQKIIYYHFLIFQTMNMGISCTESLKPPRPDLAEAYFKKALSYSATHPQYFKRAGMEVYESVSNFYFEQKDYAKAVEYSKKVLELEKSNRKVEERLLALGRLKDAYGILKNDEEERKYLKLYTALKDSTDSVERKAIVNDARNQISKSKKETSAEYQKDRKNIFLISAGVIMVIIAGAWQYSLSGKRKYRKKYDQLISKLNSENAVQESETEKKETAYNYAIYSETEQKLLRKLQTFEASDKFLKPEISLNLLASQFKTNVTYLSKIINKSKNQNFNNYINSLRIHYITNKLYNEKKYREYKISYLAEECGYASTQVFVIAFKNEHGVTPSYFIKHLKNDSDIPERTGSEVADQAI from the coding sequence ATGGCTCACAAAATGCTCCATTGGTGGATGAATAAAAATAAAAATGGGAACACGGGCACCAGTATGATGAAATCTTTATTTTTTATATTCTCAATATTGATTTCCTGCTCATATTATTCCCAGACTTCCGAAGCAAAAAATGCAGAAGAGCTCATTACAAAGCAGTATAACAGCTTCAATCTAAAAGGGACAGATCCTGACATCAGTGAAGTAAAAAAACTGATAAAACAGTCAGAACAGCTAAATTTTACAGAAGGTACCCTTCGCGGATTGATTATGCTCCAACGTCTTGCCATCAGAAAAGGCGATTATAAGCTTGCTGATAATTATACTGAACAGGCTGAAAAAATTGCCAATGCCAGAGGCTACGGTTATAAGTTAACTGCCGTTTATTTCAATAAAGCCAATGCTTATCTGAAGCTGAAGATGTACAAAGAGGCAAAAGCAATGGTTGATAAAGCAATAGCCATTTCACAAACCAATCCGGATAAGATAGACAGACAGCTCTGGGCTTCTCAGAAATATTCTTTTCTTGCAGGAGTATCGGCAGAATTTAATAAGCATGATTCCATCGTATATTATACAAGGAAGAGCCTGGCTACTGTAGAAGCCATTCCCACCGGAAATATGACGGAGCACCAGAAGATTATCTATTATCATTTTCTGATTTTTCAGACAATGAACATGGGAATTTCCTGTACTGAAAGCTTAAAACCTCCAAGACCGGATCTGGCAGAAGCCTACTTTAAAAAAGCATTGAGCTATTCTGCGACACACCCTCAATATTTTAAAAGAGCAGGCATGGAAGTATACGAATCTGTAAGCAATTTTTATTTCGAACAGAAAGATTACGCCAAAGCTGTTGAATACTCAAAAAAAGTTCTTGAGCTTGAAAAGTCAAACCGAAAAGTAGAAGAGAGATTACTGGCCCTCGGCCGTCTCAAAGATGCTTACGGTATTCTGAAAAATGACGAGGAAGAACGCAAATACCTGAAATTATATACCGCACTCAAAGACAGTACAGACAGTGTAGAACGAAAAGCCATCGTAAATGATGCCCGAAACCAGATCAGTAAATCTAAAAAAGAAACCAGCGCAGAATATCAAAAAGATCGTAAAAATATTTTCCTGATTTCTGCCGGAGTCATCATGGTGATCATAGCGGGAGCATGGCAATACAGCCTTAGCGGCAAACGCAAATACCGCAAAAAATACGACCAGCTGATCAGTAAACTGAATAGTGAAAACGCTGTACAGGAATCGGAGACTGAAAAAAAGGAAACAGCCTACAATTATGCCATCTATTCCGAGACAGAACAGAAACTCCTGAGGAAGCTGCAAACCTTTGAAGCATCAGACAAGTTCCTCAAACCGGAAATTTCACTGAATCTTCTTGCCAGCCAGTTTAAGACCAATGTAACCTACCTGTCTAAAATTATCAACAAGAGCAAAAACCAGAACTTTAATAATTATATCAATAGCCTAAGGATCCATTACATCACAAATAAGCTGTATAATGAAAAAAAGTACAGAGAATATAAGATCAGCTATCTGGCTGAAGAGTGCGGCTATGCTTCTACACAGGTTTTTGTGATTGCTTTTAAAAATGAACATGGAGTAACGCCCTCATATTTCATTAAACATTTAAAAAATGACAGTGATATTCCTGAACGGACCGGTTCTGAAGTTGCAGACCAGGCAATTTAA
- a CDS encoding glycoside hydrolase family 3 C-terminal domain-containing protein, whose protein sequence is MAQNNPTLPVYLDESKPVEQRIQDALSRMTLEEKVAMLHAQSKFSSPGVPRLGIPEFWTTDGPHGVRPEVMWDEWDQAGWTNDSIIAYPALTALSATWNKKMSWNYGKALGEEARYRKKDILLGPGVNIYRTPLNGRNFEYMGEDPYLTSKMVVPYIKGVQSNGVATSVKHFALNNQEMFRHTSNVNVDDRTLYEIYLPPFKAAVTEGDSWTIMGAYDMYKGQYASQNQYLLNDILKKEWNYKGVVVSDWGAVNNTEQAIHNGLDLEFGSWTNGLSAGTKNAYDNYYLAKPYLDLIKAGKVGTTELDDKVTRLLRLAYKTTMNRNKPFGNIASEEHKAVAKEIGEEGIVLLKNQGNVLPIDINKAKKIAVIGENAIKIMTVGGGSSSLKVKYETLPLDGIKSRFGKQSDVQYARGYVGDIGGEYNGVKSGQDLKDSRSETELLNEAVELAKKSDYVIFVGGLNKADFQDSEGNDRKSYGLPYNQDNVISALAKANKNLAVVLVSGNAVAMPWIKEVPTVMQAWYLGSEAGNSIASILAGDTNPSGKLPFTFPVKLEDNSAHKLGEYPGQKDELAAGKGKDQKNPINITYNEGILVGYRWHDTKNIKPLFSFGHGLSYTSFEFGKAKADKTTISQDGTITFTVSVKNTGKKAGAEVAQLYISDVKSSVMRPAKELKGFEKIYLNPGEQKEVTFTIDKTALSYFDSNKHDWVAEPGDFEALIGNSSDAIKTKVKFTLQ, encoded by the coding sequence ATGGCTCAGAACAATCCTACTTTACCGGTTTATTTAGATGAATCAAAACCTGTAGAACAACGTATTCAGGATGCACTTTCCAGAATGACACTGGAAGAGAAGGTAGCAATGCTCCACGCACAATCCAAATTCAGTTCACCCGGAGTTCCAAGACTGGGAATTCCTGAATTCTGGACGACAGACGGCCCTCACGGGGTACGTCCGGAAGTAATGTGGGACGAATGGGACCAGGCAGGATGGACGAATGACTCCATCATCGCCTACCCTGCCCTGACGGCTTTATCCGCAACATGGAACAAAAAAATGTCATGGAATTATGGTAAAGCTTTGGGTGAGGAAGCCCGCTACAGAAAAAAAGACATCCTTCTGGGGCCCGGAGTGAATATCTACAGAACCCCGCTGAACGGAAGAAATTTTGAATACATGGGTGAAGATCCTTATCTGACCTCAAAAATGGTGGTGCCTTACATCAAAGGAGTACAATCAAACGGTGTAGCTACTTCCGTAAAACATTTTGCCCTCAACAATCAGGAAATGTTCCGCCACACCAGCAATGTGAATGTGGATGACAGAACTCTTTATGAAATTTATCTTCCCCCTTTCAAAGCGGCAGTAACCGAAGGTGACTCATGGACGATCATGGGCGCCTACGATATGTACAAAGGCCAGTATGCCAGCCAGAACCAGTACCTGTTGAATGATATCCTGAAGAAAGAATGGAATTATAAAGGCGTAGTGGTATCAGACTGGGGTGCCGTGAATAATACGGAACAAGCCATCCACAATGGGCTTGATCTTGAATTCGGTTCCTGGACCAACGGACTTTCTGCCGGAACTAAAAATGCCTACGACAACTACTATCTGGCAAAACCTTATCTCGATCTGATTAAAGCCGGAAAAGTAGGCACAACAGAGCTGGATGACAAAGTAACCAGACTTCTCCGTCTTGCTTATAAAACAACGATGAACCGCAATAAGCCTTTCGGGAACATCGCTTCTGAAGAGCATAAAGCAGTAGCCAAAGAAATCGGTGAAGAAGGAATTGTCTTGCTGAAAAACCAGGGAAACGTTCTTCCTATCGATATTAATAAAGCTAAAAAAATAGCAGTGATCGGCGAAAATGCCATCAAAATAATGACCGTAGGTGGCGGATCTTCTTCTTTAAAGGTAAAATATGAAACCCTTCCGTTAGATGGTATCAAATCAAGGTTTGGAAAACAGTCAGATGTACAGTATGCCCGTGGATACGTAGGAGATATCGGCGGAGAATATAACGGTGTAAAATCCGGACAGGACCTGAAAGACTCCCGCTCTGAAACCGAGCTATTAAACGAAGCGGTAGAACTTGCAAAAAAATCCGACTATGTTATTTTCGTAGGCGGACTAAACAAAGCTGACTTCCAGGACAGTGAAGGAAACGACAGAAAGAGTTATGGCCTTCCTTACAATCAGGACAACGTAATTTCTGCTCTTGCAAAAGCCAATAAAAACCTGGCTGTTGTTCTGGTATCCGGAAATGCCGTAGCCATGCCGTGGATCAAAGAAGTTCCTACTGTTATGCAGGCATGGTACCTTGGGTCGGAAGCAGGGAACTCCATTGCTTCTATCCTTGCAGGAGATACGAATCCTTCAGGAAAACTTCCGTTTACATTCCCGGTAAAGCTTGAAGATAATTCAGCCCATAAGCTTGGAGAATATCCGGGGCAGAAAGATGAGCTGGCCGCCGGAAAAGGAAAAGATCAGAAAAACCCGATCAATATTACCTATAATGAAGGAATATTGGTAGGCTACCGTTGGCATGACACTAAAAATATAAAACCTCTTTTCAGTTTCGGACACGGATTGAGCTATACCTCTTTTGAATTCGGGAAAGCAAAAGCTGATAAAACAACGATTTCCCAGGACGGTACCATTACATTTACAGTAAGCGTTAAAAATACCGGAAAGAAAGCCGGTGCAGAGGTTGCACAGCTTTACATCAGCGATGTAAAATCATCCGTTATGCGTCCTGCAAAAGAATTAAAAGGTTTTGAAAAAATATATTTAAATCCCGGTGAGCAGAAAGAAGTTACTTTCACCATTGACAAAACAGCATTAAGCTATTTCGATTCCAATAAGCACGACTGGGTAGCTGAACCGGGAGATTTTGAAGCACTGATCGGAAATTCCTCAGATGCGATTAAAACGAAAGTGAAATTTACCCTTCAATAA